Below is a genomic region from Methanophagales archaeon.
TTTTCCATCTACTGCAATTCCAATCCTCGCAGTCCCTCCCAGATGCGCACCTCTTAGCGGTGTGGCGACGAAGGTTCGGGGATCAACACCTGCAGCCTCCAGTATCGAACCGGCAATAGAAGCTCCTTCTGATAATTTCGCTGCATCACGACCTGTTACACCCTTGCTCACACCCGCACCTTCACCCACATTAACAACCCCCTTCTCTTCATCCTTTATCTTCACCATTATACCGATGATGTCCGCGTGAGAAGCTTTTATGCCTCTCATCGCCAGCGCTTCCACAAGATGCTTCGAGAAATGCGGTGCGAGCATGAAACCCTCCAATCTCAGGTATCCATTCATTGGCACTTCCCTGTTGAGTCCTATACCTTTGAGGATACCCCCGATTGTTATAAAAGTGTCAACGAATAGAGATCGTGAGGAGGTGGTGAGTCCGAGTTTTTCCAATAACAACGGCGTATCAATAGCGCCAGCGGAAAGAACAACTGTATCATCTGAGAATATCCGGTTCCCACACCTGACACCTTTCACTTTCCCGCTCTTCACCACCACCTCATCTACAGGTGTATTCGTAATTATCTCCGCACCCTCGCTCTGTGCCTCATGCACAAATCTCAATGCGGTCCATTTAGCACCCTCCGAGCACCCGAATACACATCTACCATCGGGTTTGCATCTATCTGCGTCTATAAACTTCGGCATTTTCTCCATCTTGAAGCCGAGACGCTCCGCAGCTTCCATAATCCGCTTTGTTCCTTCACCAAATAAAGCATCAGGTAGAACAGAGACACCGAGTTCACGTTCCACAGACTCAAATTCCGATTTTAAATCAATACCTGCTTCTCTCAATTCCGTTTCTAGGCATCTCACGCCGTTACCGGCTGATACCGTTGTGCTGCCACCCAAACATATCGCTCGCAGAACTTTCACTTCCGATTCGGTATTATTAGCGGTGTAGTATCTGAAAGCGCCATTCTCCTCTATCTCCGGTCCCCGCTCGATCAATTTCACAGGTATATGCTTAGCAGTCAGTTCTTTCGCTACTGTTGCACCTCCTGCGCCGGAACCTACAACTATTACCATTACCGTTACCGTTACAGTCCCGTTTCCGCTTTGCTCTTTAATCTCGTATAATCCTCCTCTATACGCGCCTGTATTCTCTCTATTGTATCATCAGAGAGATGCCTGAACCTGCCCTGTTTTTTTATATACTCACGTACCGGCTTCAGCTCTGATAGCTCGAAACTCAGCCGGTATTCCCCATCAATCACCTCATAAAGCGGGAAGATACCGGTCTCTACCGCTAGACGCCCCAGTTCCACTGTCAGATTCGGAGAAGCTCGCCATCCTGTGGGGCAGGGCGATAATATATGAATATAAGCAGGTCCTTCTATATCCGAACCCCTGCGCACTTTATCCATCAAATCCAGCGGATAGGAAGGGCATGCTGTTGCTACATACGGTATCCGGTGTGCAACTGCGATTTCTGGCATATTCTTCTTCCATGTCATCTGACCCAGAGGCTGCTTCTCCCCCACCGGTGCGGTGGTAGTCCATGCACCGTAAGGTGTAGCAGAAGACCGCTGTATCCCGGTATTCATATACGCCTCGTTATCGAAGCAGACATAAAGGAAATTATGACCTCGTTCCATCGCACCCGACAATGCCTGTAAGCCGATATCAGAGGTGCCACCATCGCCCGCGAAGCCGACGAATTTAACATCCTTCGGTGATATCCTGCCCTTTCGAATACGCGCTTTGTATGCAGCTTCTATGCCTGAGACCACAGCCCCTACATTCTCAAATATGGTATGTATCCATGGAACACGCCAGGAAGTCTTGGGCAGCAGTGACGAGATAATCTCTACACATCCCGTTGCATTAACGATGATCACGTTCTTGCCCAGTGCCTTACACACGAGTCGGACAGCAAGTGCTTCACCACAGCCTATACAGGCACGATGCCCGGGTGCGAAGATCTCTTCTGTCGTTACCAATCGTGGTATAAACAAATCTTCTTTATCCATATCTTTTTTTACTCCCGTATCCCAAACAACTCGGTCTTCTCTATTTCCTCCTCTCTCTTTTTCGCACGTTCCTGTGCTCGCTTTACCATGTATTTAAATTCCTCAATCGAGATATCTCTGCCACCAAGCCCACCAATGAAGCCAATGATGTGCGGCTTATTCTCCATCTGGTATAACGTGGATCTTACCTCTGAACAGACAGGACCGCCCATACCAAATGATACCGCTCTGTCCAGAACGACAATAAGCTCAACGTTCTTTACTGCATCCCTGAGCTCAGTAAATGGAAAAGGACGCCACAGGCGCAGTCTTATGAGCCCTACAGCCTCCCCTTCTTCTCGCATCTCATCCACAGCTATCATCGCCGTCTCACTGGCACTACCCATTGTCAAGAGTGCAATTCGTGCGTCTTCCATACGATACAGCTCCACAGGCGAATAATGACGTCCGAAAGCACGCCCAAAGTCATTCCATACATCTATTATCTCCGATTTCGTCTGCTCAAATGCCACTTCCTGCGCCTTCTTCGTCTCCGGGTATATAAAGGGAGGGGCATAGCAGCCCATACTCACAGGATTGTCCGGGTCTAAAACAAAAGGATGCTCATAATCAGGTATGAAATCCCTGACCGCCTCATCAGCAGGTAACTCCATATCTTCAATCACATGCGAAAGGAAGAAGCCATCAATATGAACCATTGCAGGAAACAGAACACCTTCGGCTATACGAAAAGCACAGACAGTGAGGTCAAATGCCTGCTGATTGTTCTCTGCAAACATCTGTATCCACCCTGTATCCCTGAGTGACATTGCATCCGAATGGTCGCACCAGACAGATAGCGGGGCAGACAGTGCCCTGTTAGCTGCAACAGCAACCACGGGCAATCGCATTGAAGATGGTATGTAGAGCACTTCATGCATCAATTCTAAGCCCTGACCTGCCGAGCAGGTAAAAACGCGCGCACCTGCTGCAGAAGCACCCACACATGCGCTCATCGCCGAATGTTCACTCTCAACACAGATAAACTCCGCGTCCAGCTCTCCTTCTGCGATCATCTCTGCCAATCGTTCAACGATATGAGTCTGTGGTGTGATAGGATAGGCAGCTATGACGTCTGCGTTTGCCATTCGAACCGCCTCAGCAACCGCGAAGGAACCCTCCAAACCCACTCTCCTTATCATCTCTATCTATTCATAAATCGGATCACGGCTAAAAATACTTTCGATAACCTTGAACCATTTATGGTGATATAAATAGCAAGTTTTTTTATAGCACAGCAGCAACATTAAAAAGTGATCACAGATGATAAAGATAGGATTTGTGAAGTTGGGGAATATAGCTACTTCAAGGATGGTGGACCTGTTGCTGGACGAGCGAGCAGATAGAGAGGATATAGACGTTCGAGTGCTGGGCACAGGTGCAAAGATGACGCCAGAAGTAGCAGCTGATACCGCGCGACTACTCGATTGGGACCCTGATATGGTGGTGGTGATAAGTCCAAACGCTGCTCTCCCTGGTCCCAAGCGCGCACGTAATATGGTAAGAGAGCGTGGCAAACCTTGTATTGTCATCTCCGACGGTCCAGCGAAGAAGGCTACGAATGAGCTGAAGGAGAATGGTTTTGGGTATCTGATAATACCAGGTGATCCGATGATAGGGGCAAGGCGGGAGTTTTTAGACCCTGTCGAGATGAGCATCTTCAATTCAGACGCCCTTTCGGTTCTATCTGTCACGGGTGTTATGAGATTGCTGCAGGAAGAGATTGACAGAGTTATAGAAGCGCTAAAGGCTGGTAAGGATAAGGAGGTGGAATTACCACAGATGATAGTGACAGCGGAGAAAGCAGTAGAGCGGGCTAAGTTCTCGAATCCGTATGCAAAGGCGAAGGCAATTGCCGCTTATAATATGCTGGAACGTGTAGCGGAGATGGATGCACGCGGTTGTTTTGTGATGAAGGACCCCATGGATTATATACCAATGGTGGCGGCGGCCCATGAATTACTCCGAGAAGCGTCGAAACTCGCTTTTGAAGCAAGGGAGATGGAGAAACAGGCAGATAGATTGGTTCGTGAGCCGCATTCGAGAAGTGGAGAGCTAAGGGCGAAGGAGAAACTATTAGAGAAGCCGGGTGCGTAATTCACCTCCGGCATTCAATATCTCTTCACCTCATCTTCAGTACTTCTATCCCTGGCAGATTCTTCTCCAGTAGATAGCGTAAGAATGCACCACCTGCAAGGCTGACGTGAGCGTGTGGTAACTTTTGTTTGTCTATTCCAAGAGTACTCATAGCAGCTGAGGTATGCCCGCCGCCGATGAGCGAGAAAGCATCAGAGGAAGAGAGCGCACGCAATAACTCCTCCGTACCCTTTCTGAATGCCTCACGCTCGTACCAGCCTGCTGGTCCTTTCATTATCACCGTCTTCGCTCCTTTTATCTCCTCCGCATACTCTTTCACCGTCTTCTCGCCTATATCGTACACGTTCTGCTTTGGCTTTACAGAATTAGCAGGTATCTCTTTCCTCTTACCATTCACCTCCACTGCAACATCCTTCGGGCACTTTATCCTATCTCCCCCGAGCTCCAGAATCCGCTTCGCCCTTGCCAGGTTCTCCATGAAGTTCCTGTTCCTCTTATCCTCTTCGCTCGGTTCAATTATACCGCGTGCATACAGGAATAAAGTACCAAGCGCGCCTGCGGTGAGTATCTCATTTACTTTACCTCGCTTCAATGTGTGTTCCATGACCTCAAATACCTCCTCGGACTTCACGCCACCGAGAACATAGATGCAAGGTCTCTTTATACTATGGACTGCTCTTCGCAGTGCTCTCAACTCACGCTCCATTAATCGCCCTATACCTGATTCCAGCACCTTCGGGAAGCCAACCACCGATGCATGCGACCTGTGTGCTACAGAGAAAGCATCATTTATGTAGATATCTGCGAGTGGCGCGAGCTTCTGCACGAATATTGACTTTGCATGCTCCTCCGGCGTCCTCTGAAGCGTCTCTTCCGCAAGTAGTCTCACATTATCTAATAGTAGAACTTCACCATCGCAGAGCTTTCTTATTGCATCGCGCGCCGCAGGTCCCATTATATCATCAATATACCTCAGATCTACGAAGTTCCTCAGTAATTCCGCATGCTGCTCCAGAGGTAGGAAATCCGCACCTCCTACACGACCTTGATGTGCGAGAATAACAATCTTCGCTTTTTTTGCTGAAAGTTCACGGATTGTCTTTGCATTCTCCTCTATTCGCTCCTTCATCTGCACTTTCCCGTCTACAACCACCGTGTTTATATCAGCCCTGAAGAGGATCGTCTTATCTTCCACATCGAGATCGTCAATGGTCAGGAACTCTTTTAAATCCTCATTCATTACTTTGCCCCCTTTCTATTAGCACCCCTTATCTTCTATCTGCTTCAGCATGTCCACCACTCTGCATGAATACCCCCACTCGTTGTCATACCAGGCGAGTACCTTCACCAGGTTACCGCCACGCACATTCGTGTAACCCGCATCAACAACCGCAGAATAATTCGTACCGATGTAATCCACGGATACAAGAGGCTCGTAAGTGATACTAAGGATACCTTTTAGAGAGCCCTTTGACGCCGTTTCAAAGGCTTGATTCACCACGTCCGGGCTCACTTCTCGTCCAACCTCAGCCACAAGGTCAACAATAGAAGCATCAAAAGTGGGCACACGCAGCGATATGCCATCCATCTTCCCTGCAAGAGAGGGCATTACCACTCCTATCGCCGCTGCTGCACCGGTCGTCGTCGGCACTATTGACATTGCAGCCGAACGAGCCCGTCTCAAATCACGATGTCGCCCATCAAGCAATCTTTGATCGCTTGTATATGAGTGAACGGTAGTCATGAACGCTTTTGTTATCCTAAACTCATCTTCCAGCACCTTCGCTACTGGCGCCAGGCAATTGGTGGTGCAACTGGCAAGGGATATGATATTATGTGATGCAGGGTCATACATCTCGTCATTGACTCCGGGCACTACAGTCACATCAGGGTCTTTCGCAGGTGCGGTTATTATAACCTTCTTGCAGCCAGCGGCGATATGCTTTGATGCGTCTTCACGGCTTCTGAACTTACCCGTTGATTCCACCACGACATCCACATCCAACTTGCTCCATGGTAATTTATCAGGCTCTGTCTCCGCGAATATCGGTATCTCTTTACCGTTCACTATCAGTCTGTCCTTCTCCGTCTTTATATCGCAGTCGCAGACGCCATGTACAGAATCATACTTTAACAGATGTGCCATCCA
It encodes:
- a CDS encoding GMC family oxidoreductase, whose product is MVIVVGSGAGGATVAKELTAKHIPVKLIERGPEIEENGAFRYYTANNTESEVKVLRAICLGGSTTVSAGNGVRCLETELREAGIDLKSEFESVERELGVSVLPDALFGEGTKRIMEAAERLGFKMEKMPKFIDADRCKPDGRCVFGCSEGAKWTALRFVHEAQSEGAEIITNTPVDEVVVKSGKVKGVRCGNRIFSDDTVVLSAGAIDTPLLLEKLGLTTSSRSLFVDTFITIGGILKGIGLNREVPMNGYLRLEGFMLAPHFSKHLVEALAMRGIKASHADIIGIMVKIKDEEKGVVNVGEGAGVSKGVTGRDAAKLSEGASIAGSILEAAGVDPRTFVATPLRGAHLGGTARIGIAVDGKLATEVDGLYVVDASVLPASPGAPPILTIVALAKYLSKRLS
- a CDS encoding pyruvate synthase subunit beta; translated protein: MDKEDLFIPRLVTTEEIFAPGHRACIGCGEALAVRLVCKALGKNVIIVNATGCVEIISSLLPKTSWRVPWIHTIFENVGAVVSGIEAAYKARIRKGRISPKDVKFVGFAGDGGTSDIGLQALSGAMERGHNFLYVCFDNEAYMNTGIQRSSATPYGAWTTTAPVGEKQPLGQMTWKKNMPEIAVAHRIPYVATACPSYPLDLMDKVRRGSDIEGPAYIHILSPCPTGWRASPNLTVELGRLAVETGIFPLYEVIDGEYRLSFELSELKPVREYIKKQGRFRHLSDDTIERIQARIEEDYTRLKSKAETGL
- the gap gene encoding type I glyceraldehyde-3-phosphate dehydrogenase → MIKVAINGWGRIGRIVFRAALKNDADIDFVAINSHAGEASWMAHLLKYDSVHGVCDCDIKTEKDRLIVNGKEIPIFAETEPDKLPWSKLDVDVVVESTGKFRSREDASKHIAAGCKKVIITAPAKDPDVTVVPGVNDEMYDPASHNIISLASCTTNCLAPVAKVLEDEFRITKAFMTTVHSYTSDQRLLDGRHRDLRRARSAAMSIVPTTTGAAAAIGVVMPSLAGKMDGISLRVPTFDASIVDLVAEVGREVSPDVVNQAFETASKGSLKGILSITYEPLVSVDYIGTNYSAVVDAGYTNVRGGNLVKVLAWYDNEWGYSCRVVDMLKQIEDKGC
- a CDS encoding F420-dependent methylenetetrahydromethanopterin dehydrogenase; translation: MIKIGFVKLGNIATSRMVDLLLDERADREDIDVRVLGTGAKMTPEVAADTARLLDWDPDMVVVISPNAALPGPKRARNMVRERGKPCIVISDGPAKKATNELKENGFGYLIIPGDPMIGARREFLDPVEMSIFNSDALSVLSVTGVMRLLQEEIDRVIEALKAGKDKEVELPQMIVTAEKAVERAKFSNPYAKAKAIAAYNMLERVAEMDARGCFVMKDPMDYIPMVAAAHELLREASKLAFEAREMEKQADRLVREPHSRSGELRAKEKLLEKPGA
- the pgk gene encoding phosphoglycerate kinase yields the protein MNEDLKEFLTIDDLDVEDKTILFRADINTVVVDGKVQMKERIEENAKTIRELSAKKAKIVILAHQGRVGGADFLPLEQHAELLRNFVDLRYIDDIMGPAARDAIRKLCDGEVLLLDNVRLLAEETLQRTPEEHAKSIFVQKLAPLADIYINDAFSVAHRSHASVVGFPKVLESGIGRLMERELRALRRAVHSIKRPCIYVLGGVKSEEVFEVMEHTLKRGKVNEILTAGALGTLFLYARGIIEPSEEDKRNRNFMENLARAKRILELGGDRIKCPKDVAVEVNGKRKEIPANSVKPKQNVYDIGEKTVKEYAEEIKGAKTVIMKGPAGWYEREAFRKGTEELLRALSSSDAFSLIGGGHTSAAMSTLGIDKQKLPHAHVSLAGGAFLRYLLEKNLPGIEVLKMR